In a genomic window of Theropithecus gelada isolate Dixy chromosome 15, Tgel_1.0, whole genome shotgun sequence:
- the TOPORS gene encoding E3 ubiquitin-protein ligase Topors isoform X2 codes for MGSQPPLGSPLSREEGEAPPPAPASEGRRRSRRVRLRGSCRHRPSFLGCRELVASAPARPAPASSEIMASAAKEFKMDNFSPKAGTSKLQQTVPADASPDSKCPICLDRFDNVSYLDRCLHKFCFRCVQEWSKNKAECPLCKQPFDSIFHSVRAEDDFKEYVLRPSYNGSFVTPDRRFRYRTTLTRERNASVYSPSGPVNRRTTTPPDSGVLFEGLGISTRPRDAEIPQFMRQIAVRRPTTADERSLRKIQEQDIINFRRTLYRAGARVRNIEDGGRYRDISAEFFRRNPACLHRLVPWLKRELTVLFGAHGSLVNIVQHIIMSNVTRYDLESQAFVSDLRPFLLNRTEHFIHEFISFARSPFNMAAFDQHANYDCPAPSYEEGSHSDSSVITISPDEAETQELDINVATVSQAPWDDETPGPSYSSSEQVHVTMSSLLNTSDSSDEELVTGGATSQIQGVQTNEDLNNDSDDSSDNCVIVGFVKPLAERTPELVELSSDSEDLGSYEKMETVKTQEQEQSYSSGDSDVSRCSSPHSVLGKDEEINKGHCDSSTRIKSKKEEKRSTSLSSPRNLSSSVRGDRVYSPYNHRHRKRGRSRSSDSRSQSRSGHDQKNHRKHHGKKRMKSKRSRSRESSRPRGRRDKKRSRTRDSSWSRRSQTLSLSSESTSRSRSRSSDHGKRRSRSRNRDRYYLRNNYGSRYKWEYTYYSRNKDRDGYESSYRRRTLSRAHYSRQSSSPEFRVQSFSERTNARKKNNHSERKYYYYERHRSRSLSSNRSRTASTGTDRVRNEKPGGKRKYKTRHLEGTNEVAQPSREFASKAKDSHYQKSSSKLDGNYKNESDTFSDSRSSDRETKHKRRKRRTRSLSVEIVYEGKATDTTKHHKKKKKKHKKKHKKHHGDNASRSPVVITIDSDSDKDSEIKEDTECDNSGPQDPLQNEFLAPSLEPFETKDVVTIEDEFGVLDKECDIATLSNNLNNANKTVDNIPSPAASVEQTLDVREESTFVSDLGNQPSNIVSIQTEPSRQLPSPRTSLMSVCLGRDCDMS; via the coding sequence ATAATGGCATCAGCTGCTAAGGAATTTAAAATGGACAACTTTTCACCTAAAGCTGGCACTAGCAAATTGCAACAGACAGTACCAGCTGATGCATCTCCTGATTCTAAGTGTCCTATATGCTTGGATAGATTTGATAATGTGTCTTACTTAGATCGCTGCTTACATAAGTTCTGTTTTCGCTGTGTACAGGAGTGGtcaaaaaacaaagctgaatGTCCACTATGTAAACAGCCCTTTGATTCTATTTTCCATTCTGTGAGGGCGGAAGATGACTTCAAGGAGTATGTCCTAAGGCCTTCGTATAATGGTTCTTTTGTCACCCCTGATCGACGATTTCGCTACCGTACAACTCTGACGAGGGAACGAAATGCTTCTGTGTATTCACCTAGTGGTCCTGTGAACAGAAGAACAACAACTCCACCAGACAGTGGAGTACTATTTGAAGGGTTAGGCATTTCAACAAGACCTAGAGATGCTGAAATTCCTCAATTTATGAGACAGATTGCAGTAAGAAGGCCAACTACCGCAGATGAAAGATCTTTGCGGAAAATTCAAGAACAagatattattaattttagacGAACTCTCTATCGTGCTGGTGCTCGAGTCAGAAATATTGAAGATGGTGGCCGCTACAGGGATATTTCAGCTGAATTTTTCCGTAGAAATCCAGCTTGCCTTCACAGATTAGTCCCCTGGTTAAAACGTGAACTTACAGTTCTTTTTGGAGCTCATGGATCTTTAGTGAATATTGTCCAGCATATTATCATGAGTAACGTTACTCGCTATGACTTGGAGAGTCAGGCATTTGTGTCTGATTTAAGACCATTTTTACTTAATCGAACTGAGCATTTTATACATGAATTTATCAGTTTTGCCCGATCTCCTTTTAACATGGCAGCCTTTGACCAGCATGCCAATTATGATTGCCCTGCTCCTTCATATGAAGAAGGCAGCCATTCTGATTCTTCAGTCATAACAATATCTCCAGATGAGGCTGAGACCCAAGAGCTGGATATTAATGTAGCCACTGTTAGTCAGGCACCATGGGATGATGAAACTCCAGGACCATCTTACTCAAGCTCAGAGCAGGTGCACGTTACTATGTCTTCTCTTTTAAATACTTCTGACAGTTCAGATGAAGAACTTGTCACAGGAGGAGCCACGTCTCAGATACAAGGAGTACAAACCAATGAGGACCTAAATAATGACAGTGATGATTCTTCAGATAATTGTGTCATTGTTGGGTTTGTTAAACCACTAGCTGAGAGGACCCCAGAACTTGTTGAACTGTCCTCTGATTCTGAGGACTTAGGTTCTTATGAGAAAATGGAGACAGTGAAGACACAAGAACAGGAGCAATCTTACAGTTCTGGTGATAGCGATGTTAGTAGATGCTCATCTCCACACTCTGTCCTTGGAAaggatgaagaaataaataaaggtcaTTGTGATTCTAGTACAAGAATCAAatcaaagaaggaagagaaacgATCTACGTCATTGTCATCTCCCAGAAACCTGAGCTCATCTGTAAGAGGAGACAGAGTATATTCTCCATATAATCATAGACACAGAAAGAGGGGAAGATCAAGAAGTTCAGATTCACGTTCTCAGAGTAGAAGTGGGCATGATCAGAAGAATCATAGAAAGCATCATGGGAAGAAAAGGATGAAAAGTAAACGATCCAGAAGCAGGGAAAGTAGCAGACCTAGagggagaagagacaaaaagagatCAAGAACTAGAGATAGCAGTTGGTCCAGAAGaagccaaactctgtctctaagTAGTGAAAGCACAAGCAGATCAAGGTCTCGTAGCAGTGATCATGGTAAAAGAAGATCACGGAGCAGAAATAGAGATcgttattatttaagaaataattatggAAGCAGATACAAATGGGAGTATACTTATTACAGTAGAAACAAGGACAGGGATGGGTATGAATCATCTTACAGGAGGAGGACTCTGTCCAGAGCTCATTATTCTAGACAGTCTTCAAGTCCAGAATTTAGAGTTCAGTCCTTTTCTGAAAGAACAaatgctaggaaaaaaaataatcacaGTGAGAGGAAATATTACTACTATGAAAGGCACAGATCAAGGAGCCTGTCTAGTAACAGATCAAGGACTGCATCTACTGGGACTGACCGGGTGAGAAATGAAAAGCCTGGAGGGAAACGAAAATACAAAACACGGCATTTGGAGGGTACTAACGAAGTGGCTCAGCCATCTCGTGAATTTGCTTCTAAAGCAAAGGACAGTCATTACCAAAAATCTTCATCAAAATTGGATGGAAACTACAAAAATGAGAGTGATACCTTTTCGGACAGCCGATCATCAGACAGAGAGACAAaacacaaaaggagaaaaaggaggaccCGGAGCCTAAGTGTAGAGATAGTCTATGAAGGAAAAGCTACTGATACAACTAAacaccataaaaagaaaaagaagaaacataagaAGAAGCATAAGAAACACCATGGAGATAATGCTTCACGTTCCCCAGTTGTAATTACCATCGACAGTGACAGTGATAAGGATTCTGAAATAAAGGAGGATACAGAATGTGACAATAGTGGTCCTCAAGACCCTCTACAAAATGAGTTTTTGGCTCCTTCCTTGGAACCATTTGAAACTAAAGATGTAGTTACAATAGAAGATGAATTTGGTGTGCTGGACAAGGAGTGTGATATTGCTACACTTAGTAACAACTTGAATAATGCCAACAAAACTGTAGATAATATTCCATCTCCAGCAGCTTCAGTTGAACAAACTCTCGATGTAAGAGAAGAGAGCACCTTTGTTTCTGATTTGGGGAACCAGCCCAGTAACATTGTGTCTATTCAAACTGAGCCATCAAGGCAGTTGCCATCTCCACGGACATCATTAATGTCAGTATGTCTTGGTAGAGACTGTGATATGTCTTAA
- the TOPORS gene encoding E3 ubiquitin-protein ligase Topors isoform X1, translating into MRGEGGCCVLTRRELVGGSHSLPCFRAAIGDERFASQGSQPPLGSPLSREEGEAPPPAPASEGRRRSRRVRLRGSCRHRPSFLGCRELVASAPARPAPASSEIMASAAKEFKMDNFSPKAGTSKLQQTVPADASPDSKCPICLDRFDNVSYLDRCLHKFCFRCVQEWSKNKAECPLCKQPFDSIFHSVRAEDDFKEYVLRPSYNGSFVTPDRRFRYRTTLTRERNASVYSPSGPVNRRTTTPPDSGVLFEGLGISTRPRDAEIPQFMRQIAVRRPTTADERSLRKIQEQDIINFRRTLYRAGARVRNIEDGGRYRDISAEFFRRNPACLHRLVPWLKRELTVLFGAHGSLVNIVQHIIMSNVTRYDLESQAFVSDLRPFLLNRTEHFIHEFISFARSPFNMAAFDQHANYDCPAPSYEEGSHSDSSVITISPDEAETQELDINVATVSQAPWDDETPGPSYSSSEQVHVTMSSLLNTSDSSDEELVTGGATSQIQGVQTNEDLNNDSDDSSDNCVIVGFVKPLAERTPELVELSSDSEDLGSYEKMETVKTQEQEQSYSSGDSDVSRCSSPHSVLGKDEEINKGHCDSSTRIKSKKEEKRSTSLSSPRNLSSSVRGDRVYSPYNHRHRKRGRSRSSDSRSQSRSGHDQKNHRKHHGKKRMKSKRSRSRESSRPRGRRDKKRSRTRDSSWSRRSQTLSLSSESTSRSRSRSSDHGKRRSRSRNRDRYYLRNNYGSRYKWEYTYYSRNKDRDGYESSYRRRTLSRAHYSRQSSSPEFRVQSFSERTNARKKNNHSERKYYYYERHRSRSLSSNRSRTASTGTDRVRNEKPGGKRKYKTRHLEGTNEVAQPSREFASKAKDSHYQKSSSKLDGNYKNESDTFSDSRSSDRETKHKRRKRRTRSLSVEIVYEGKATDTTKHHKKKKKKHKKKHKKHHGDNASRSPVVITIDSDSDKDSEIKEDTECDNSGPQDPLQNEFLAPSLEPFETKDVVTIEDEFGVLDKECDIATLSNNLNNANKTVDNIPSPAASVEQTLDVREESTFVSDLGNQPSNIVSIQTEPSRQLPSPRTSLMSVCLGRDCDMS; encoded by the coding sequence ATAATGGCATCAGCTGCTAAGGAATTTAAAATGGACAACTTTTCACCTAAAGCTGGCACTAGCAAATTGCAACAGACAGTACCAGCTGATGCATCTCCTGATTCTAAGTGTCCTATATGCTTGGATAGATTTGATAATGTGTCTTACTTAGATCGCTGCTTACATAAGTTCTGTTTTCGCTGTGTACAGGAGTGGtcaaaaaacaaagctgaatGTCCACTATGTAAACAGCCCTTTGATTCTATTTTCCATTCTGTGAGGGCGGAAGATGACTTCAAGGAGTATGTCCTAAGGCCTTCGTATAATGGTTCTTTTGTCACCCCTGATCGACGATTTCGCTACCGTACAACTCTGACGAGGGAACGAAATGCTTCTGTGTATTCACCTAGTGGTCCTGTGAACAGAAGAACAACAACTCCACCAGACAGTGGAGTACTATTTGAAGGGTTAGGCATTTCAACAAGACCTAGAGATGCTGAAATTCCTCAATTTATGAGACAGATTGCAGTAAGAAGGCCAACTACCGCAGATGAAAGATCTTTGCGGAAAATTCAAGAACAagatattattaattttagacGAACTCTCTATCGTGCTGGTGCTCGAGTCAGAAATATTGAAGATGGTGGCCGCTACAGGGATATTTCAGCTGAATTTTTCCGTAGAAATCCAGCTTGCCTTCACAGATTAGTCCCCTGGTTAAAACGTGAACTTACAGTTCTTTTTGGAGCTCATGGATCTTTAGTGAATATTGTCCAGCATATTATCATGAGTAACGTTACTCGCTATGACTTGGAGAGTCAGGCATTTGTGTCTGATTTAAGACCATTTTTACTTAATCGAACTGAGCATTTTATACATGAATTTATCAGTTTTGCCCGATCTCCTTTTAACATGGCAGCCTTTGACCAGCATGCCAATTATGATTGCCCTGCTCCTTCATATGAAGAAGGCAGCCATTCTGATTCTTCAGTCATAACAATATCTCCAGATGAGGCTGAGACCCAAGAGCTGGATATTAATGTAGCCACTGTTAGTCAGGCACCATGGGATGATGAAACTCCAGGACCATCTTACTCAAGCTCAGAGCAGGTGCACGTTACTATGTCTTCTCTTTTAAATACTTCTGACAGTTCAGATGAAGAACTTGTCACAGGAGGAGCCACGTCTCAGATACAAGGAGTACAAACCAATGAGGACCTAAATAATGACAGTGATGATTCTTCAGATAATTGTGTCATTGTTGGGTTTGTTAAACCACTAGCTGAGAGGACCCCAGAACTTGTTGAACTGTCCTCTGATTCTGAGGACTTAGGTTCTTATGAGAAAATGGAGACAGTGAAGACACAAGAACAGGAGCAATCTTACAGTTCTGGTGATAGCGATGTTAGTAGATGCTCATCTCCACACTCTGTCCTTGGAAaggatgaagaaataaataaaggtcaTTGTGATTCTAGTACAAGAATCAAatcaaagaaggaagagaaacgATCTACGTCATTGTCATCTCCCAGAAACCTGAGCTCATCTGTAAGAGGAGACAGAGTATATTCTCCATATAATCATAGACACAGAAAGAGGGGAAGATCAAGAAGTTCAGATTCACGTTCTCAGAGTAGAAGTGGGCATGATCAGAAGAATCATAGAAAGCATCATGGGAAGAAAAGGATGAAAAGTAAACGATCCAGAAGCAGGGAAAGTAGCAGACCTAGagggagaagagacaaaaagagatCAAGAACTAGAGATAGCAGTTGGTCCAGAAGaagccaaactctgtctctaagTAGTGAAAGCACAAGCAGATCAAGGTCTCGTAGCAGTGATCATGGTAAAAGAAGATCACGGAGCAGAAATAGAGATcgttattatttaagaaataattatggAAGCAGATACAAATGGGAGTATACTTATTACAGTAGAAACAAGGACAGGGATGGGTATGAATCATCTTACAGGAGGAGGACTCTGTCCAGAGCTCATTATTCTAGACAGTCTTCAAGTCCAGAATTTAGAGTTCAGTCCTTTTCTGAAAGAACAaatgctaggaaaaaaaataatcacaGTGAGAGGAAATATTACTACTATGAAAGGCACAGATCAAGGAGCCTGTCTAGTAACAGATCAAGGACTGCATCTACTGGGACTGACCGGGTGAGAAATGAAAAGCCTGGAGGGAAACGAAAATACAAAACACGGCATTTGGAGGGTACTAACGAAGTGGCTCAGCCATCTCGTGAATTTGCTTCTAAAGCAAAGGACAGTCATTACCAAAAATCTTCATCAAAATTGGATGGAAACTACAAAAATGAGAGTGATACCTTTTCGGACAGCCGATCATCAGACAGAGAGACAAaacacaaaaggagaaaaaggaggaccCGGAGCCTAAGTGTAGAGATAGTCTATGAAGGAAAAGCTACTGATACAACTAAacaccataaaaagaaaaagaagaaacataagaAGAAGCATAAGAAACACCATGGAGATAATGCTTCACGTTCCCCAGTTGTAATTACCATCGACAGTGACAGTGATAAGGATTCTGAAATAAAGGAGGATACAGAATGTGACAATAGTGGTCCTCAAGACCCTCTACAAAATGAGTTTTTGGCTCCTTCCTTGGAACCATTTGAAACTAAAGATGTAGTTACAATAGAAGATGAATTTGGTGTGCTGGACAAGGAGTGTGATATTGCTACACTTAGTAACAACTTGAATAATGCCAACAAAACTGTAGATAATATTCCATCTCCAGCAGCTTCAGTTGAACAAACTCTCGATGTAAGAGAAGAGAGCACCTTTGTTTCTGATTTGGGGAACCAGCCCAGTAACATTGTGTCTATTCAAACTGAGCCATCAAGGCAGTTGCCATCTCCACGGACATCATTAATGTCAGTATGTCTTGGTAGAGACTGTGATATGTCTTAA
- the TOPORS gene encoding E3 ubiquitin-protein ligase Topors isoform X3, whose protein sequence is MIMASAAKEFKMDNFSPKAGTSKLQQTVPADASPDSKCPICLDRFDNVSYLDRCLHKFCFRCVQEWSKNKAECPLCKQPFDSIFHSVRAEDDFKEYVLRPSYNGSFVTPDRRFRYRTTLTRERNASVYSPSGPVNRRTTTPPDSGVLFEGLGISTRPRDAEIPQFMRQIAVRRPTTADERSLRKIQEQDIINFRRTLYRAGARVRNIEDGGRYRDISAEFFRRNPACLHRLVPWLKRELTVLFGAHGSLVNIVQHIIMSNVTRYDLESQAFVSDLRPFLLNRTEHFIHEFISFARSPFNMAAFDQHANYDCPAPSYEEGSHSDSSVITISPDEAETQELDINVATVSQAPWDDETPGPSYSSSEQVHVTMSSLLNTSDSSDEELVTGGATSQIQGVQTNEDLNNDSDDSSDNCVIVGFVKPLAERTPELVELSSDSEDLGSYEKMETVKTQEQEQSYSSGDSDVSRCSSPHSVLGKDEEINKGHCDSSTRIKSKKEEKRSTSLSSPRNLSSSVRGDRVYSPYNHRHRKRGRSRSSDSRSQSRSGHDQKNHRKHHGKKRMKSKRSRSRESSRPRGRRDKKRSRTRDSSWSRRSQTLSLSSESTSRSRSRSSDHGKRRSRSRNRDRYYLRNNYGSRYKWEYTYYSRNKDRDGYESSYRRRTLSRAHYSRQSSSPEFRVQSFSERTNARKKNNHSERKYYYYERHRSRSLSSNRSRTASTGTDRVRNEKPGGKRKYKTRHLEGTNEVAQPSREFASKAKDSHYQKSSSKLDGNYKNESDTFSDSRSSDRETKHKRRKRRTRSLSVEIVYEGKATDTTKHHKKKKKKHKKKHKKHHGDNASRSPVVITIDSDSDKDSEIKEDTECDNSGPQDPLQNEFLAPSLEPFETKDVVTIEDEFGVLDKECDIATLSNNLNNANKTVDNIPSPAASVEQTLDVREESTFVSDLGNQPSNIVSIQTEPSRQLPSPRTSLMSVCLGRDCDMS, encoded by the coding sequence ATAATGGCATCAGCTGCTAAGGAATTTAAAATGGACAACTTTTCACCTAAAGCTGGCACTAGCAAATTGCAACAGACAGTACCAGCTGATGCATCTCCTGATTCTAAGTGTCCTATATGCTTGGATAGATTTGATAATGTGTCTTACTTAGATCGCTGCTTACATAAGTTCTGTTTTCGCTGTGTACAGGAGTGGtcaaaaaacaaagctgaatGTCCACTATGTAAACAGCCCTTTGATTCTATTTTCCATTCTGTGAGGGCGGAAGATGACTTCAAGGAGTATGTCCTAAGGCCTTCGTATAATGGTTCTTTTGTCACCCCTGATCGACGATTTCGCTACCGTACAACTCTGACGAGGGAACGAAATGCTTCTGTGTATTCACCTAGTGGTCCTGTGAACAGAAGAACAACAACTCCACCAGACAGTGGAGTACTATTTGAAGGGTTAGGCATTTCAACAAGACCTAGAGATGCTGAAATTCCTCAATTTATGAGACAGATTGCAGTAAGAAGGCCAACTACCGCAGATGAAAGATCTTTGCGGAAAATTCAAGAACAagatattattaattttagacGAACTCTCTATCGTGCTGGTGCTCGAGTCAGAAATATTGAAGATGGTGGCCGCTACAGGGATATTTCAGCTGAATTTTTCCGTAGAAATCCAGCTTGCCTTCACAGATTAGTCCCCTGGTTAAAACGTGAACTTACAGTTCTTTTTGGAGCTCATGGATCTTTAGTGAATATTGTCCAGCATATTATCATGAGTAACGTTACTCGCTATGACTTGGAGAGTCAGGCATTTGTGTCTGATTTAAGACCATTTTTACTTAATCGAACTGAGCATTTTATACATGAATTTATCAGTTTTGCCCGATCTCCTTTTAACATGGCAGCCTTTGACCAGCATGCCAATTATGATTGCCCTGCTCCTTCATATGAAGAAGGCAGCCATTCTGATTCTTCAGTCATAACAATATCTCCAGATGAGGCTGAGACCCAAGAGCTGGATATTAATGTAGCCACTGTTAGTCAGGCACCATGGGATGATGAAACTCCAGGACCATCTTACTCAAGCTCAGAGCAGGTGCACGTTACTATGTCTTCTCTTTTAAATACTTCTGACAGTTCAGATGAAGAACTTGTCACAGGAGGAGCCACGTCTCAGATACAAGGAGTACAAACCAATGAGGACCTAAATAATGACAGTGATGATTCTTCAGATAATTGTGTCATTGTTGGGTTTGTTAAACCACTAGCTGAGAGGACCCCAGAACTTGTTGAACTGTCCTCTGATTCTGAGGACTTAGGTTCTTATGAGAAAATGGAGACAGTGAAGACACAAGAACAGGAGCAATCTTACAGTTCTGGTGATAGCGATGTTAGTAGATGCTCATCTCCACACTCTGTCCTTGGAAaggatgaagaaataaataaaggtcaTTGTGATTCTAGTACAAGAATCAAatcaaagaaggaagagaaacgATCTACGTCATTGTCATCTCCCAGAAACCTGAGCTCATCTGTAAGAGGAGACAGAGTATATTCTCCATATAATCATAGACACAGAAAGAGGGGAAGATCAAGAAGTTCAGATTCACGTTCTCAGAGTAGAAGTGGGCATGATCAGAAGAATCATAGAAAGCATCATGGGAAGAAAAGGATGAAAAGTAAACGATCCAGAAGCAGGGAAAGTAGCAGACCTAGagggagaagagacaaaaagagatCAAGAACTAGAGATAGCAGTTGGTCCAGAAGaagccaaactctgtctctaagTAGTGAAAGCACAAGCAGATCAAGGTCTCGTAGCAGTGATCATGGTAAAAGAAGATCACGGAGCAGAAATAGAGATcgttattatttaagaaataattatggAAGCAGATACAAATGGGAGTATACTTATTACAGTAGAAACAAGGACAGGGATGGGTATGAATCATCTTACAGGAGGAGGACTCTGTCCAGAGCTCATTATTCTAGACAGTCTTCAAGTCCAGAATTTAGAGTTCAGTCCTTTTCTGAAAGAACAaatgctaggaaaaaaaataatcacaGTGAGAGGAAATATTACTACTATGAAAGGCACAGATCAAGGAGCCTGTCTAGTAACAGATCAAGGACTGCATCTACTGGGACTGACCGGGTGAGAAATGAAAAGCCTGGAGGGAAACGAAAATACAAAACACGGCATTTGGAGGGTACTAACGAAGTGGCTCAGCCATCTCGTGAATTTGCTTCTAAAGCAAAGGACAGTCATTACCAAAAATCTTCATCAAAATTGGATGGAAACTACAAAAATGAGAGTGATACCTTTTCGGACAGCCGATCATCAGACAGAGAGACAAaacacaaaaggagaaaaaggaggaccCGGAGCCTAAGTGTAGAGATAGTCTATGAAGGAAAAGCTACTGATACAACTAAacaccataaaaagaaaaagaagaaacataagaAGAAGCATAAGAAACACCATGGAGATAATGCTTCACGTTCCCCAGTTGTAATTACCATCGACAGTGACAGTGATAAGGATTCTGAAATAAAGGAGGATACAGAATGTGACAATAGTGGTCCTCAAGACCCTCTACAAAATGAGTTTTTGGCTCCTTCCTTGGAACCATTTGAAACTAAAGATGTAGTTACAATAGAAGATGAATTTGGTGTGCTGGACAAGGAGTGTGATATTGCTACACTTAGTAACAACTTGAATAATGCCAACAAAACTGTAGATAATATTCCATCTCCAGCAGCTTCAGTTGAACAAACTCTCGATGTAAGAGAAGAGAGCACCTTTGTTTCTGATTTGGGGAACCAGCCCAGTAACATTGTGTCTATTCAAACTGAGCCATCAAGGCAGTTGCCATCTCCACGGACATCATTAATGTCAGTATGTCTTGGTAGAGACTGTGATATGTCTTAA